The Microcella flavibacter DNA segment CAGCGAGGAGGTCGGTCTCAAGCTCGAGAACGCCACTCTCGACCTGCTGGGCCGCGCGCGCAAGGTCGTCATCACCAAGGACGAGACGACCATCGTCGAGGGTGCGGGCGACGCCGAGGCGATCGCCGGCCGCGTCAAGCAGATCCGCGCCGAGATCGACAACACCGACTCGGACTACGACCGCGAGAAGCTGCAGGAGCGCCTCGCCAAGCTCGCCGGCGGCGTCGCCGTCATCAAGGCGGGCGCGGCCACCGAGGTCGAGCTCAAGGAGCGCAAGCACCGCATCGAGGACGCCGTCCGCAACGCGAAGGCCGCCGTCGAGGAGGGCATCGTCGCCGGTGGTGGCGTCGCCCTCATCCAGGCCGGCAAGCTCGCCTTCGAGGGTGCCGCGATGAACGAGCTCGTCGGCGACGAGGCGACGGGCGCGAACATCGTCCGCGTCGCGATCGACGCCCCGCTCAAGCAGATCGCCCTCAACGCGGGCCTCGAGCCCGGCGTGGTCGCCGACAAGGTGCGCCACCTGCCCGTGGGTCACGGCCTCAACGCCGCGACCGGCGAGTACGGCGACATGCTGGCCGCCGGCATCGCCGACCCCGTGAAGGTCACCCGCTCGGCGCTGCTCAACGCGGCCTCGATCGCGGGCCTGTTCCTCACCACGGAGGCCGTCGTCGCCGACAAGCCCGAGAAGAACCCGGCGCCCATGGGCGACCCGAGCGGCGGTATGGACTTCTAAGTCCTCGCCCCGCCGGTCACCCGGCACCGCCAGAACGGGGCGGCTCCCACCAGGGAGCCGCCCCGTTCCGCGTTCCCGGCGTCGTCATCCGGGGGTCTGTCTCGCGCGCTCCGGCGCCGACTCGATCGGCGCTGCCCCGATCGGCGCTGTCCGGATCGGCGCTGTCCGGATCAGCGCAGGCCGGGTCAGCGCAGGCCGGATCAGCGCTGGAACAGCCGCGCGTTGGCCTGCTCGATCTCGGCGTAGTGCGTGCCCGCGCTGCCGAGCGCCTCGGTGATGCTCGCGAGCATCTGCTCGACCTGCCGCTGCGTCGCCGTCCACTCGCCGAGCAGCGACTGGAAGGCCGTCGCAGCCGGGCCCGTCCACGCGCCCTGCAGAGCGCCGAGGTCGGCGGTGAGGCCCGAGACCTCGCCCTGGATGCGCGCGATCGTGCCGCGCGCGGTGCTCACCGCGGTCAGCACCGCGTCGCTGTCGACCTGGTACCGGGTCATGGTCTCCTCCACTTCTCCGGCGGAGCCGCTCCCCGCCGTCGGGGGGAGGTTAGGAGACGAGCGGGGCGGGGCCGGTGGCGGCCACCGGCTCGGTGGCCTCGACGGCCTGCGCCGCGCTGGGGAGGAGCGGCAGCGCGATGCGGAAGGTCGCGCCGCCTCCCGGGGTGTCGAGCACCTCGACGCGGCCGCCGTGCAGGTCGATGATCGAGGCGACGATCGCGAGCCCGAGCCCCGACCCGCCGGTGTCGCGCGTGCGCGAGGAGTCGGCGCGGAAGAACCGCTGGAAGATCTTCTCCTTGAGCTCGGCGGGAATGCCCTCGCCGTGGTCGACCACGGCGAGCGTCGCCATCCCGGCGGGTAGGTCGAGCCCGACGACGAGCTCGAGCGGGGAGCCCGCATCGGTGAAGCGCATGGCGTTGCCGACGAGGTTCGTCACGACCTGCCGCAGCTTGTTCTCCTCGCCGACGACGACGGCCGAGAAGCCGGCGGCGGCGGGCTCGGGCAGCAGGGCGGGCGCCGACTGCTCGGGAGCGGATGCCCGGCGGCGGCCGCGGAGGCGCGCGAGCGCCGACACGGTGCGCCCGGGGGCGCGCTGCTCGCGCGGCGGCGGGGCGAGGTCGGGGTCGGCCGGGGGAGCGGGCTCCGCCTCGGCGAGCAGCAGCGCGCTCGCCTCGTCGATCACGACCTGCACCTCGCGGTCGGGCGCGCCGGCCATCGTGTCGAGGGCGGCGTCGCGGGCGAGCAGCACGAGGTCGACGGGGCCGGGCTCGAGGGGCTTCGCCTCGTCGAGGCGGGCGAGCGCGAGGAGGTCGCCGACGAGCGCCGACATCCGGATGGCCTCCTTCTCGATGCGCTCCATCGCCTGGGCGACGTCGGCCTCCTCCTTGATCGCGCCCATGCGGTACAGCTCGGCGTAGCCGCGCAGGCTCACGAGCGGCGTGCGCAGCTCGTGGCTCGCGTCGCCGACGAAGCGCCGCATCTGGGCGATCGTCGCGGCGCGGTCGGCGAAGGCGCGGTCGATGCGCGAGAGCATCGTGTTGAGCGAGCGGTTGAGGCGCCCGACCTCGGTGTTCGGGGTCGCCCCGCCGAGGCGCTGGCTGAAGTCGCCGCCGGCGAACCGCGCCGCGGTCGCCTCGACGTCGCGCAGCGGGCGGAAGGTCGAGGAGACGAGCAGGCGGGTGAGCGCGGCGCTGAGGATGACCGCCACGAGCCCGAAGCCGAGGAAGATCGACGCGAAGTTGCCGATGATCCCGTTGGTCGGGGCGAGGTCGGCGCCGATGACGAGCGTCGCGGGGCGCGGCGCGTTCTCGTCGTAGACGAGCGTGAGGGAGAAGGCCGCGAGCCGCCACTGGCCCGTGCGGTTCTCGCTCGCCACCGTGATGCCCTCGCCGTAGCGGGTCTGCACGTACGAGAGGGTGAGCTGGCTCGCGTCGGGCGCCTGGGCGCGCCGGGCATCCGTCACGTTGTCGTCGATGACCGCGCCGCTCGCGTCCACCGCGCCGAAGTACAGCGGCGAGGAGACCACGGAGGAGCCCGTGACGGGCGTGAAGGTCTCGTCGAAGTCGTCGAGCGAGAGTCGGTCGCCCTGCGCCCGCAGCTCCTCGGCGGCGAGCAGCAGCTGCCGGTCGACCTGGCCGACGAGCGTCTGCTGCAGCACCGTGATGGTGCCGGCGCCGACGACGAGCAGGCCGATGGTCACGACCATGACCGTCACCGCGGTGATCTTCGAACGGAGGGAGATCCCCTCCCACCACCTCGTCAGCTGCTCATGCATGGCGGGCCGAGGCTAGACCTTGGCCGCCTTAAGCATGTAGCCGAAGCCGCGCTTGGTCTGGATGAGCGGCTCGTCGGTGTGCTGGTCGAGCTTGCGGCGCAGGTACGAGATGTAGCTCTCGACGATGCCGGCGTCGCCGTTGAAGTCGTACTCCCACACGTGGTCGAGGATCTGGGCCTTCGACAGCACGCGGTTGGGGTTGAGCATGAGGTAGCGCAGCAGCTTGAACTCGGTGGGCGAGAGCTCGATGACGACGTCGCCGACGGTGACCTCGTGCGTGTCCTGATCCATCATGAGCTCGCCGGTGCGGATGATCGCGTCGTCCTCCTCCTGCATGGTGCGGCGGAGGATCGCCTTGATGCGCGCGACGATCTCGTCGAGGCTGAACGGCTTGGTGACGTAGTCGTCGCCACCGACGGTCAGACCCATGATCTTGTCGTCGGTGTCGTCCTTCGCCGTGAGGAAGAGGATGGGGCTCGTGTACCCGCTCGAGCGCAGCCGCTTCGTGACGCCGAAGCCGTTGATGTCGGGCAGCATCACGTCGAGGATGATCAGGTCGGGCTCCTCCTCGAGCACCGCCGAGATCGCCTGCGCGCCGTTGCCGACCGCGCGCACCATGAATCCGGCGAAGCGCAGCGATGTCGTGAGCAGATCGCGGATGTTCGGTTCGTCGTCCACGATCAGAATCTTGGGTCCGTCAGCCATGCGCCTAGTATCTGCGCGTTCGTTGCATGTTTCCTGAGAGGCGCGCCGATGCCGCTCCGCATTCCCCTGCATCCGGGCTCGGTGCGGGCCGGATGCGCGCGGCGCGCAGGGTGCGCGATGTCGGTGCGGCGGCGTAGCGTGCCCGCATGGACGTCCTCCTCATCCCCGGCTTCTGGCTCGACGGCGACTCCTGGCAGCCGGTCACCGAGGCGCTCGCCGCCGCCGGTCACCGGCCGCATCCCCTCACGCTGCCGGGCAAGGCGCCGGGCGAATCCGCCGCGGGCATCGGCCTGCGCGACCACGTCGACGCCGTGATCGCGGCGATGGATGCCCTGCCGCAGCCCCTCGTGCTCGTCGGGCACAGCGGCGGCGCCTCGATCGCCTGGGCGGCCGCCGACGCCCGTCCGGCGGCCGTCGCGCGGGTGATCCTCGTCGACGCGCTGCCCTTCCCCGCGGGCGGCCCCATCAACGACGAGCTGCCCGTCGTCGGCGACGCCGTGCCGCTGCCCGACTGGTCGGTGTTCGAGCCGGAGGATCTGGTCGATCTCGACGACGAGCTGCGGGCGCGCTTCACCGCGATGGCCGTGCCCGAGCCCGCCCGCGTGGCGACCGACCCGCAGCAGCTGCACGACGACGCGCGGTTCGCCGTGCCGATGACGATCGTGGCCTGCGAGTTCCCGGCGGCCATGCTGCACGAGGCGATCGCCTCGGAGGCGGCGTGGGGCGCCGAGCTGCGGCGGCTGCACGCGCTCGAGATCGTCGAGCTGCCGACGGGGCACTGGCCGCAGCTCACGCGGCCCGCCGAGCTCGCCTCGACCGTCGTCGCGGCGGTCGGGGCGGCCCCGGCGGCCAGCGCGCTCTAGGCGGCCAGGCCGATCGAGGTCGCGTCGAGGATCGTGTAGCTGTAGCCCTGCTCGGCGAGGAACCGCTGGCGGTTCTGCGCGAAGTCCTGATCGACGGTGTCGCGCGCCACGAGCGTGTAGAAGTGCGCGGGCAGTCCGCTCTTCTTCGGGCGCAGCAGGCGGCCGAGCCGCTGGGCCTCCTCCTGCCGCGAGCCGAAGGATCCGGAGACCTGGATGGCGACCGTCGCCTCGGGCAGGTCGACGGAGAAGTTCGCGACCTTCGACACGACGAGCACGGGGGTCACCCCGTCGCGGAACTCCTGGAACAGCCGCTCGCGCTCCTCGACGGAGGTCGAGCCGGTGAGCTGCGGCACCCCGAGCGCCTCGGAGAGCTCGTCGATCTGGTCGAGGTACTGGCCGATGATGAGGATGCGCTCGTCGGTGTGCTGCTCGACCAGGCGCTTCACGACGTCGAGCTTCGCCGGGGCCGTGGCGGCCATCCGGTACCGCTGGTCGTCGGCGCTCGCCGCGTACTCCAGCCGCTCGGTCGCGGGCAGGTCGACGCGCACCTCGTAGCAGCTCGCGGGGGAGATGAAGCCCTGCGCCTCGATCTCCTTCCACGGGGCGTCGAAGCGCTTCGGGCCGATGAGGCTGAAGACGTCGCTCTCGCGGCCGTCCTCCCGCACGAGAGTGGCGGTGAGGCCGAGGCGGCGGCGGGCCTGCAGCTCGGCGGTGAGCTTGAAGACGGGCGCCGGCAGCAGGTGCACCTCGTCGTAGACGATGAGGCCCCAGTCGAGCGCGTCGAGGAGGGCGAGGTGCGCGTACTGGCCCTTCCGCTTCGCGGTGAGGATCTGGTACGTCGCGATCGTGACGGGCTTGATCTCCTTGAGCTGGCCGGAGTACTCGCCGATCTCGTCCTCGGTGAGGCTCGTGCGGTTGAGCAGCTCGGTGCGCCACTGGCGGGCGGAGACGGTGTTGGTGACGAGCACGAGGGTCGTCGTGCCGGCCGCGGCCATGGCGGCCGCGCCGACGAGCGTCTTGCCGGCGCCGCAGGGCAGCACCACGACGCCCGAGCCGCCGTCGAAGAAGTGGTCGACGGCGGTCTGCTGGTACGGCCGCAGGCTCCAGTCGGCCTGATCGAGATCGATGGCGTGCGGGGTGCCGGGCGTGTAGCCGGCGAGATCCTCGGCGGGCCAGCCGATCTTGACGAGCTCCTGCTTCACCTGGCCGCGCGCCCACGCCTCGAGCTCGTAGGTGGTTGCGTCGATGCGGCGCACGAGCAGCGGGGCGACCTTGCGGTTCGAGGCGATCTCGGTGAGCACGGCGGTGTCGGTGCTGCGCAGCAGCAGCACGCCGTCCTCACCGCGCTCGACGACGAGGCGGCCGTAGCGGCCGACCGTTTCGGCGATGTCGATCGAGACCGACTGCGGCACCGGGAACTTCGAGTACTTCTCCAGCACGGCGAGCATCTCCTCGGCCGCGTGACCGGCGGCGCGGGCGTTCCAGAGGCCCAGCCGCGTGATGCGGTAGGTGTGCACGTGCTCGGGGGCGCGCTCGAGCTCGGCGAACACGGCGAGCGCGTGACGGGCCTCCTCCGCGAGCGGACTGGCGACCTCGAGGAGCACGGTTCGGTCGCTCTGGACGATCAGCGGGCCGTCGGGATTCATAGCGGGCCAGTCTAGGTGCGCCGCCTGGGAGGGCCCGACCGCGCCCGGGCTCAGTCGAGCGGCTCGAGCGCCGTGATGCTCGACACCGGCAGCGTGCGCTCGACGTCGGCGACGCGGTCGCGCCCGCGCACCCGCCCGGCCGCGGCTCCCGTGGGTTCGAGGTCGAAGGAGCGCTCGCCGCCGTCGGGCATGCGCACGGTGGCGCGCACGCCGAGCTTGCCGCGGATCGCGAGCTCCCACTGCCGCACGACCCAGGCGCCGCCGCTGTCGGGGCCGGAGGCCGCGGAGGACTCGCGCATGCGGCCCACCGCCGCGGCGACGGCGTCCACGGGCGTCGGCACGGTCGTGCGCACGGCGCCGCGTCGGGGCCGCTCGAGCGGCATGGCGCCGCCCTCGGGCGCGGCCGGGTAGCGGGCGTCGATGAGGGTCCACAGCACGACGGCGGGCTCGAGCCGGCTGACGAGGCGGTGCGGGCCGACGCGCACGAGGCCGAGCGGGGCGGCCGCGGTGTCGACGAGCAGGGCGTCGAGCATGCCCGCGTCGTCGCTGCGCACGGCGGTGCGGGCGCCGAGCTCGGCCATCTCCTCCGGCGCGAGCCCGGCCACGCGGATGGTGCCGTAGCGGCGGGCGGTCTCGCGCACGAGGTACTCGAGCGGCTGCGGCACGCCGGTGAGCGAGATGCCGGCGAGGAAGGCGAGGAGAGCATCCGCCGTTTCGCCCTGGGCGATCGCGCGACCGAGCGTCTCGGCGGTGATGCGGTACCGGCCGGCGAGGCCCGCGCTCTCGAGCTCGGCCATGCGGCGCAGTTGCTCGTCGACGCCCCCATCGAGCGGGCCGGGGGAGACGACCGTGAGGTCGTGCTGCAGGTACACCTTGTCGACCGTCGTCGGCACGAGCGGGGCGAGCGCGGCCGCGGCCGCCTCGGCACCGTGCGCGACGAGCGCCGCGCCGACGCTTGAGGGGCGGCCGTCGACGGCGATGCCGAGGCGGTCGCCCTGGGCGCCGCGGCGGCGCAGACGGATCAGCAGGGCCTCGTCCGCCGCGGGGTAGAGCCACGCCACGAAGTCGGCGATGCCGTCGCCCCAGCGGGCGTCCACGCGGTCGGCGAGCAGGCGGTGCAGCTCGTCGGGCAGCGTCGACACCCAGGCGTCGGCGAGCCGGGCCCAGCGCGCCGGCAGCGGCAGGCGGCGCCAGTCCTCGGCGTCGTCGAGGGCCAGCGTGCGGCCGTTCGACTCGTGCACGAGCCCGGCGATCGCGGCGAGGTCGAGCAGCAGGGGGATCTCGTCGAGCTCGGCCCCGCAGGCCTCGGCGAGGCGCTTGGCGTCGGGCAGCGACATGCCGCCCTTCGCGAGCATGCGGGCCGGCGTCGCGACGAGCGCCGCGACGATCTCGGCGATGCGCGTGGCGGTCGTGAACGCGCGCTCGGCGGCGCCGCGGTCGAGGAACCGGCGGTCGGTGTCGTCGACGGGCGCGAGGGCGGCGGGCGCCGGCGCGCTGCGCAGCTGCTCGGCGGAGGGCAGGCCGCGCTCGGGCCACGCGGCCAGCGCCTCGCCGACGGGGGGCCAGACGGTGACGCCCGCGGGCTCGAGCGCGCAGAGCGCCAGGGCGTCGGTGGCGGAGAGGTCGGCGGCGATCGCGGCCTCGGTGCGCTCCAGGGCTTCGGCGAGGGCGGCGAGGGGCATGGGCTCGTCGGGATGCTCGGCGGCGGTCGCGAGAGCCGCGAGACTGCGGCGGCCGAGGCCGGCGAGCGCGGCATCCACCGAATGCGCGTCGAGCAGCGCCTCGGCCAGGTCGAAGATGTCCTTCACCGAGCCGGGGCTCACCGACCGGCTCGTGATGAGGGCGGCGAGCTCGTCGTCGCTCCGGTCGCGCAGGCGCGCGGCGAGAGCGAGGGAGGCCGCGCTAGTTGCCGGCATCCTTGGCGGCCCGCCCCCGACGCACGGCGCTGACGACCAGCAGGACGATGATGAGGACGAAGCCGATCGGCAGGCCGATCAGCGGCAGGATGGTGACGAGCGGCCAGATGCCGGATGCCAGCCCCTCGCGGCCGATGCCGGCGGCGGTGCCGATGATGACGGCGATGAACGATGCCAGGCTCACCACGACGATCGCGGCCACCATGTAGGCGAGCACGCGTTCGACGCGATTGTTCATGACGATCGACTCTTCGGGCACGGATTCAGGATAGGTGCCCGGTACGACAGCGCAGTACCCCCGGTCCAGGGGGAGCGCTCACGCGGTATCCTCGGGGGTCGGGCTCATCCGGCCGACCCGCCCACCTCGAGGAGTACGTGCATGCCCACCGGCAAGGTCAAGTTCTACGACCAGGAGAAGGGTTTCGGCTTCATCACCTCCGACGAGGGCGCCGAGGTGTTCCTGCACGCATCGGCCCTGCCCGAGGGCGCCATGGTGAAGGTGGGCAGCCGCCTCGAGTTCGGCGTCGCCGACGGCAAGCGCGGCGCGCAGGCGCTGTCGGTGCGCGTGCTCGACCCGAAGCCGAGCGTCACCAAGATCAACCGCCGCCCGGCGCACGAGATGTCGGTCATCATCGAGGACCTCATCAAGCTGCTCGACGGCATGGGCGGCAAGCTCAAGGGCGGCCGCTACCCCGACTCCGAGCACGGACGCAAGATCGCCGCGGTGCTGCGCAAGGTCGCGGACGACCTGGATGCCTGACGCGGGCCCCTCGACGGCAGCGGGCCGCGACGCGCTCGCCGGCCGGCAGCTGCTCGAGCCCATCGCCCGGGCGGCGCTCGCCGAGATCACCCCCGAGTCGACGGTCGGTGCGTTCCGCGAGATCACCGTCGAGGACGCCGTCGCGACCGTGCGCTTCTCGCCGCGGATGGGCGGCTACCCCGGCTGGGTGTGGGCCGTCGCGATCGCCGTCAACGAGGGCCTCGAGCCGAGCGTGCTCGAGACCGAGCTCATCCCCTCCGACGGCGCGCTCGTGGCCCCCGATTGGGTGCCGTGGTCGGATCGCCTGGAGGAGTACCTTGCTCATCAGGCGGATGAGGATGACTCCGAAGGCGGCGACGCCGAGGGTGACGACTCCGGGGACGACGACCACGAGCACGACGAGGACGACCTCGACCCCGATGACGACGTCGACGGGGTCGACATCGACGCGCACGCGCCCGAGGACGACGACTCCGTCGAGGACGACGTCCACGACCGATCGCGACGCCCCCGAGGACTGACCCCATGACGACCACCGCCCGCGCGCTCCGCGCACGAACCCTCGCGGCGGTCGCCGCCACCGCGCTGCTCATCGCCGGCCTCGCCGGGTGCAGCGTCATCGACTCGATCACCGGGAGCGTCGAGCGCGATGAGACCGGGCAGGTCGTCGAGGGCGACGACGGCGCCGACGTCTTCTCGATCGTCGTCGGCGACTGCCTCAACGACGCGACCGTCGCCGAGGAGGTCAACTCCCTCCCCATCGTGCCGTGCGCCGAGCCGCACGACAGCGAGGTCTACCACGCGTTCGACCTGACGACGGCGGAGCTGCCGACCGATGCCGAGCTCGAAGCGGCCATCCTCGACAACTGCTATCCCGAGTTCGAGCGGTTCGTCGGCGTCGCCTACGACGCCTCGATGTACTACATCGGCTACTACAGCCCGAGCGTGGAGAGCTGGGCCGACGGCGACCGCGAGATCCTCTGCACCGTCTACGACGAGGCCGG contains these protein-coding regions:
- a CDS encoding response regulator transcription factor — encoded protein: MADGPKILIVDDEPNIRDLLTTSLRFAGFMVRAVGNGAQAISAVLEEEPDLIILDVMLPDINGFGVTKRLRSSGYTSPILFLTAKDDTDDKIMGLTVGGDDYVTKPFSLDEIVARIKAILRRTMQEEDDAIIRTGELMMDQDTHEVTVGDVVIELSPTEFKLLRYLMLNPNRVLSKAQILDHVWEYDFNGDAGIVESYISYLRRKLDQHTDEPLIQTKRGFGYMLKAAKV
- a CDS encoding cold-shock protein, translated to MPTGKVKFYDQEKGFGFITSDEGAEVFLHASALPEGAMVKVGSRLEFGVADGKRGAQALSVRVLDPKPSVTKINRRPAHEMSVIIEDLIKLLDGMGGKLKGGRYPDSEHGRKIAAVLRKVADDLDA
- a CDS encoding sensor histidine kinase; this translates as MHEQLTRWWEGISLRSKITAVTVMVVTIGLLVVGAGTITVLQQTLVGQVDRQLLLAAEELRAQGDRLSLDDFDETFTPVTGSSVVSSPLYFGAVDASGAVIDDNVTDARRAQAPDASQLTLSYVQTRYGEGITVASENRTGQWRLAAFSLTLVYDENAPRPATLVIGADLAPTNGIIGNFASIFLGFGLVAVILSAALTRLLVSSTFRPLRDVEATAARFAGGDFSQRLGGATPNTEVGRLNRSLNTMLSRIDRAFADRAATIAQMRRFVGDASHELRTPLVSLRGYAELYRMGAIKEEADVAQAMERIEKEAIRMSALVGDLLALARLDEAKPLEPGPVDLVLLARDAALDTMAGAPDREVQVVIDEASALLLAEAEPAPPADPDLAPPPREQRAPGRTVSALARLRGRRRASAPEQSAPALLPEPAAAGFSAVVVGEENKLRQVVTNLVGNAMRFTDAGSPLELVVGLDLPAGMATLAVVDHGEGIPAELKEKIFQRFFRADSSRTRDTGGSGLGLAIVASIIDLHGGRVEVLDTPGGGATFRIALPLLPSAAQAVEATEPVAATGPAPLVS
- a CDS encoding DNA repair helicase XPB, coding for MNPDGPLIVQSDRTVLLEVASPLAEEARHALAVFAELERAPEHVHTYRITRLGLWNARAAGHAAEEMLAVLEKYSKFPVPQSVSIDIAETVGRYGRLVVERGEDGVLLLRSTDTAVLTEIASNRKVAPLLVRRIDATTYELEAWARGQVKQELVKIGWPAEDLAGYTPGTPHAIDLDQADWSLRPYQQTAVDHFFDGGSGVVVLPCGAGKTLVGAAAMAAAGTTTLVLVTNTVSARQWRTELLNRTSLTEDEIGEYSGQLKEIKPVTIATYQILTAKRKGQYAHLALLDALDWGLIVYDEVHLLPAPVFKLTAELQARRRLGLTATLVREDGRESDVFSLIGPKRFDAPWKEIEAQGFISPASCYEVRVDLPATERLEYAASADDQRYRMAATAPAKLDVVKRLVEQHTDERILIIGQYLDQIDELSEALGVPQLTGSTSVEERERLFQEFRDGVTPVLVVSKVANFSVDLPEATVAIQVSGSFGSRQEEAQRLGRLLRPKKSGLPAHFYTLVARDTVDQDFAQNRQRFLAEQGYSYTILDATSIGLAA
- a CDS encoding alpha/beta fold hydrolase produces the protein MDVLLIPGFWLDGDSWQPVTEALAAAGHRPHPLTLPGKAPGESAAGIGLRDHVDAVIAAMDALPQPLVLVGHSGGASIAWAAADARPAAVARVILVDALPFPAGGPINDELPVVGDAVPLPDWSVFEPEDLVDLDDELRARFTAMAVPEPARVATDPQQLHDDARFAVPMTIVACEFPAAMLHEAIASEAAWGAELRRLHALEIVELPTGHWPQLTRPAELASTVVAAVGAAPAASAL
- a CDS encoding septum formation family protein; this translates as MTTTARALRARTLAAVAATALLIAGLAGCSVIDSITGSVERDETGQVVEGDDGADVFSIVVGDCLNDATVAEEVNSLPIVPCAEPHDSEVYHAFDLTTAELPTDAELEAAILDNCYPEFERFVGVAYDASMYYIGYYSPSVESWADGDREILCTVYDEAGQTTGSLEAIGR
- a CDS encoding helicase-associated domain-containing protein, encoding MPATSAASLALAARLRDRSDDELAALITSRSVSPGSVKDIFDLAEALLDAHSVDAALAGLGRRSLAALATAAEHPDEPMPLAALAEALERTEAAIAADLSATDALALCALEPAGVTVWPPVGEALAAWPERGLPSAEQLRSAPAPAALAPVDDTDRRFLDRGAAERAFTTATRIAEIVAALVATPARMLAKGGMSLPDAKRLAEACGAELDEIPLLLDLAAIAGLVHESNGRTLALDDAEDWRRLPLPARWARLADAWVSTLPDELHRLLADRVDARWGDGIADFVAWLYPAADEALLIRLRRRGAQGDRLGIAVDGRPSSVGAALVAHGAEAAAAALAPLVPTTVDKVYLQHDLTVVSPGPLDGGVDEQLRRMAELESAGLAGRYRITAETLGRAIAQGETADALLAFLAGISLTGVPQPLEYLVRETARRYGTIRVAGLAPEEMAELGARTAVRSDDAGMLDALLVDTAAAPLGLVRVGPHRLVSRLEPAVVLWTLIDARYPAAPEGGAMPLERPRRGAVRTTVPTPVDAVAAAVGRMRESSAASGPDSGGAWVVRQWELAIRGKLGVRATVRMPDGGERSFDLEPTGAAAGRVRGRDRVADVERTLPVSSITALEPLD
- a CDS encoding WXG100 family type VII secretion target, with the protein product MTRYQVDSDAVLTAVSTARGTIARIQGEVSGLTADLGALQGAWTGPAATAFQSLLGEWTATQRQVEQMLASITEALGSAGTHYAEIEQANARLFQR
- a CDS encoding multidrug ABC transporter ATPase, with amino-acid sequence MPEESIVMNNRVERVLAYMVAAIVVVSLASFIAVIIGTAAGIGREGLASGIWPLVTILPLIGLPIGFVLIIVLLVVSAVRRGRAAKDAGN
- a CDS encoding DUF3027 domain-containing protein, which translates into the protein MPDAGPSTAAGRDALAGRQLLEPIARAALAEITPESTVGAFREITVEDAVATVRFSPRMGGYPGWVWAVAIAVNEGLEPSVLETELIPSDGALVAPDWVPWSDRLEEYLAHQADEDDSEGGDAEGDDSGDDDHEHDEDDLDPDDDVDGVDIDAHAPEDDDSVEDDVHDRSRRPRGLTP